One genomic window of Centropristis striata isolate RG_2023a ecotype Rhode Island chromosome 20, C.striata_1.0, whole genome shotgun sequence includes the following:
- the ptpn20 gene encoding tyrosine-protein phosphatase non-receptor type 13, translating to MSSTFVTLAEVLEARGGPLLEEEVWSVLLGTAESLVDVSYKGQNNMCNIISPTSLLLSATGTLAFKNCGLSDEVSTFTAPEMLQGRASSTKPAMERMLVYSLGMTLYWSVDFQLPQNQPVQLSDHLNSLLLSMCEDLAHRRVNLNSILEACESQHKATILPPPAKVIRQLVEEVFHDSMDQGSLPESHVPLSGRSQMIRERLHGKRGPLSDFSEGSAEGRRYSTDSDSKSGSLPHQRPWRQRPRSSPTPLYHSSLDRIPRGVRHRDSNCSWVGRSPHHDISPKTSGRSHSPSITFSESSLSLSQRKAKALGPEFVRMPDEQQIVLELPGSIVSRKGRSCSSQREVTVVLPNGQYVVVRCDNKSKARDVFDMVVAHANLVEHFYFGLAFIDDDEYFFLDNEVKISKVAPDSWKKGQMLSFLVFLRVKFFVDDMSFILHRLTRHQYYLQLRNDLLEDRLYCNEETGLFLAALALQAEFGDYMPELYGKNYYQPEHYVSKRMLEKLALPNIKEELPRLHASHAQMLPEEAEIEYLKIAQQLPEYGVMFHRVGREKRPVVGELVLGVCAKGIVVYEMKNHLRTVTRRFLWRETDTISTGRRKLIIECGGPSGKKHSFITESSKIAQYLLNLCSAQHKFHSEMSSRQLNHTMIPDENEDKYMSVYRGRNSSLKRMSCSEGMLNHVGLTPGQPDSLSKSCDNLTAKLEARLRQQREMRREMSREMNKELGETGDLTKERQCWSTAETIPRMMSSVSLQKQDSDTSSSIRVDTPTRTPPEREIVCVSLKKDPKLGFGFVIVGEDNTGKLDLGIFIASIVPDGPADKDGRIKPGGRLISLNKTSLEGVIFSDAAAILQSSPDEVELIVSQPKQSQDRRSSLSQSTLGLALERSFGSQTTLSGTDYRPVVEELEEAISLSNMATPKQSRRLHIPVVRIHDAQDPCSRSPSILSLRSGEQFLIELKKSNGSLGISVAGGVNTNVRYGGIYIKSLVLGGAAEQDGRIQIGDRLLEVDGSNLRGVTHHQAVECLKRTGEVVNLLLEREPTVILEPRPDSPCLPLAHSSSHTQSLRTEVSMETTLSGRAKDYSFVTDENTHEVVLKKSLSGLGFSFNISHLRSGPDRGSVVRIKRLFPGQPAIESGLLQAGDIILSVNNQHVKDLSYQRVLFLLRGAPSEVHLVICRPGPGVLYDVDDNTLSPALFREVRSRSLDIRLGEDYSHFNYDVKISALKTTPTLEEDLKNTRERERRERSPDPPAVQAPAETQERRAGEAKATQTPPSRPRSPPSPTSPTSPPSPVSPASPVSPASPASPASPTSPASPACGSPPAAAESPQTTGKPQEQQEAEAKRKTEGGEEVATTTTSSTVMLMDVCPKTGSNYEYTSGIREEADGSVTYCLMGNGLTIMADEEYLTISSTLEPPHSRSSSLVTHTPATNLAGLHSQTSNSSSSFSSQNPNLGPHVPTTTSPLSLSSDTPTTCPLAHPSQPLTTQPPKSKHHLIQQGLLPSHYKAIAKNSRLIVHPPQPPAPLTPITAQVAPSVPPCSSPPAPTLPPTLLPSPAQSHTQLREEPEKKEREYKDDDYEELEDEEEEESRRKGLVKEFELTVVLTKSRSGSFGFTITRSKLDNCYYIQEILDNPAKADGRLRAGDRLITVNGHDVTSVADDVAMTILRSSPRRLSMTLGRAVTNLVVAPSCDSLPDIVLYKTPSGQLGIKLTGGIGSKWQGIYCLQVVPGSPASEEGSVQPNDKILYICGRCTLGMTLEDAVKACELAPRKVKLKVIREDQPVTPKAKWNGLFDWKKDRKFFARFEEPVSPEKESPTEDVEAVCRTSGNFRCLSLTQEHDSCIMQVEFTKPEGGGLGFALIGGTNGSMLRVKEICSGGVAEQDGRLRVGDILLEVNGVIVSGLSHSKVVDILRKAEGSVQLTICRDILPLTYHESPTPPNMSAQTEAILAEQPAPVSSPDTCPSPDVMLKKPVEHPPVSEATSDPVVSEADVVVSSPPPPPRRLTVITDDPEIAQESCNSTPSHQACCPSLNVTDMLHGASDRKQIVTKLLDRSCKDIRKTQSDGWSSEEEDDVFDGTSREMTSTQTGPPIVSEEELASLALISPSKTSQYSGSRVKALIQILQHQLDQQELVKEFMALEHLKPSDNCLVGKAPENRDKNRYRDILPYDETRVAIGDNQEYINASYIRMQVGEEEFFYISCQGPLPSTVPAFWQMIWENKSDVIAMMTQEIERGRIKCHKYWPEKLDMPLDTGRYQLHLENQQYLEYFHIKIIRMVETETGETHFVRHLKFTHWPDHGVPKSSEQLVRFIRYLRAVHHKGPVTVHCSAGIGRTGVLICTDVILSLIENDLPINVTDVVKEMRLQRHGMIQTKEQYFFCYKVWLEVLQGILQLHGNQWQPESPRDHKVV from the exons ATGAGCAGCACATTTGTCACATTAGCTGAAGTTCTGGAGGCACGAGGGGGACCTCTGCTGGAGGAAGAGGTCTGGTCCGTGCTGCTGGGCACTGCAGAGTCTTTAGTGGATGTCTCTTATAAGG GCCAGAACAATATGTGTAATATCATAAGCCCCACCTCCTTGCTGCTATCGGCCACTGGTACCTTAGCATTTAAGAACTGTGGCCTATCAGATGAGGTATCCACCTTCACTGCTCCAGAGATGCTGCAGGGCCGTGCCAGCTCAACCAAACCTGCCATGGAGAGG ATGCTGGTGTATTCACTGGGTATGACTCTCTACTGGTCAGTTGATTTTCAGCTACCTCAAAATCAG CCAGTCCAGTTGAGTGACCATCTAAACAGCCTCCTGCTCAGCATGTGTGAGGACCTGGCCCACCGCAGGGTCAATCTCAACTCCATCCTGGAAGCCTGTGAATCTCAGCATAAAGCCACCATCCTGCCGCCGCCTGCCAAAGTCATCAGACAGCTGGTGGAGGAGGTTTTTCATGATTCA aTGGACCAGGGCTCTCTGCCAGAAAGTCACGTCCCTTTGAGTGGCAGGAGCCAGATGATCAGAGAGAGGCTTCATG GAAAGAGAGGGCCACTCTCAGACTTCAGTGAAGGCAGTGCTGAAGGGAGAAGATACTCAACGGACTCTGACTCAAAGTCAG ggAGTTTACCTCATCAGAGACCATGGAGACAAAGACCAAGAAGCTCTCCCACACCGCTGTACCATTCTTCTTTAGACAG aATCCCTCGTGGGGTCCGTCACAGGGACAGCAACTGCAGTTGGGTTGGTAGGAGCCCCCATCACGACATCTCTCCGAAAACATCAGGCAGATCTCACAGTCCTTCCATCACCTTCAGCGAGTCCTCGCTCAGCCTGAGCCAGAGGAAAGCTAAG gcTTTGGGTCCTGAATTCGTCAGAATGCCTGATGAACAACAAATTGTTCTTGAGCTTCCAGGATCTATTGTG TCCAGAAAGGGCCGCTCGTGTTCGTCTCAGAGAGAAGTGACTGTAGTGCTGCCTAACGGACAGTACGTGGTGGTTCGCTGTGACAATAAGTCCAAAGCAAGAGATGTGTTTGACATGGTGGTGGCTCACGCAAACTTGGTGGAACACTTCTACTTTGGTCTAGCCTTTATAGATG aTGATGAATATTTCTTCTTGGACAATGAAGTAAAAATCTCCAAAGTTGCGCCTGACAGTTGGAAAAAAGGGCAGATGTTATCCTTTTTGGTGTTTCTTCGAGTCAAATTTTTCGTTGATGATATGTCCTTCATTTT GCACAGACTGACCCGTCACCAGTACTACTTACAGCTCCGCAATGATCTCCTAGAGGACAGGCTGTACTGCAATGAGGAGACAGGTCTCTTTCTGGCTGCTCTTGCTCTGCAGGCTGAGTTTGGTGATTACATGCCAGAG CTGTATGGTAAGAATTACTACCAGCCGGAGCATTATGTGTCCAAGAGGATGCTAGAGAAGCTGGCCCTGCCCAACATCAAGGAAGAGTTGCCAAGACTACATGCAAGTCATGCCCAGATGCTTCCTGAAGAGGCAGAAATAGAGTACCTAAAG ATTGCCCAGCAGTTACCAGAGTATGGGGTTATGTTCCACCGTGtggggagagagaaaaggccAGTGGTTGGAGAGTTGGTTTTGGGAGTCTGTGCCAAAGGAATCGTTGTGTACGAGATGAAGAACCACCTCCGCACTGTCACCAGACGCTTCCTCTGGAGGGAAACTGACACCATATCGACTGGG CGACGTAAACTGATTATAGAGTGTGGCGGGCCCAGCGGGAAAAAGCACAGCTTTATAACAGAAAGTTCAAAAATAGCACAGTACCTCCTGAACCTCTGCTCAGCACAGCACAAGTTTCATAGCGAGATGTCGTCACGACAGCTTAACCACACCATGATACCAG ATGAAAACGAGGATAAGTACATGTCTGTGTACCGGGGTCGTAACTCGAGCCTGAAGAGGATGTCCTGCTCAGAGGGCATGTTGAACCATGTAGGTTTGACACCTGGTCAGCCAGACTCCCTGTCCAAGTCCTGTGACAACCTGACGGCCAAGCTGGAGGCGAGGCTGCGCCAGCAGAGGGAGATGAGGAGGGAGATGAGCAGAGAGATGAACAAGGAGCTTGGGGAAACAGGAGACCTCACAAAAGAGCGACAGTGTTGGAG CACTGCAGAGACGATTCCCAGAATGATGTCCAGTGTCTCGCTACAGAAGCAGGACTCTGACACTTCTTCTTCTATACGAG TTGATACACCAACCAGGACCccaccagagagagagatagtcTGTGTGTCCCTGAAGAAAGATCCCAAACTGGGCTTTG GCTTTGTGATCGTGGGAGAGGACAATACAGGTAAACTTGACCTTGGGATCTTCATTGCTTCCATTGTGCCTGACGGGCCTGCAGACAAAGATGGAAGAATCAAACCCG GTGGACGTCTAATCTCCCTAAACAAGACTAGTTTGGAAGGAGTGATATTCAGCGACGCTGCTGCTATCTTACAGAGCAGCCCTGATGAGGTGGAGCTCATTGTGTCCCAGCCGAAAC AGTCTCAGGACAGACGTAGTTCCTTGAGTCAAAGTACTCTTGGTTTGGCATTGGAGAGGAGCTTCGGCTCACAGACCACACTGAGCGGCACAGACTACCGTCCTGTCGTGGAGGAACTGGAGGAGGCCATCTCGCTGTCCAACATGGCAACCCCAAAACAGAGCAGGAGGCTTCACATTCCTGTTGTGCGAATACACGACGCCCAG GACCCGTGCTCCAGATCTCCCTCTATCTTAAGTTTGAGAAGTGGAGAGCAGTTTTTAATTGAGCTTAAGAAAAGCAATGGCAGTCTGGGCATCAGTGTTGCT GGAGGAGTAAACACCAATGTGCGATACGGAGGCATCTACATCAAGAGTCTGGTGCTTGGAGGTGCTGCAGAGCAGGACGGGCGCATTCAGATCG GTGACAGACTGCTGGAGGTTGATGGGTCCAACCTGAGGGGTGTGACTCACCACCAAGCTGTCGAGTGCCTGAAGAGGACTGgggag GTGGTGAACCTGCTGTTGGAAAGGGAGCCCACGGTAATCTTGGAGCCCAGACCTGACTCACCCTGCCTCCCGTTGGCCCACAGTTCATCACATACACAATCCCTCAGGACTGAAGTCTCCATGGAAACGACCTTGAGTGGTCGAGCCAAGGACTACAGCTTTGTGACTGATG AAAACACACATGAAGTGGTGCTGAAGAAGAGTCTGTCTGGCCTCGGCTTCAGCTTTAACATCTCACATCTTCGCTCGGGGCCCGACCGTGGCAGCGTGGTCCGCATCAAACGTCTGTTCCCCGGTCAGCCAGCGATAGAGAGTGGTCTGCTGCAAGCGGGAGACATCATTCTGTCCGTCAATAACCAGCATGTAAAGGACCTCTCTTACCAG AGGGTTTTGTTCCTGTTGCGAGGAGCTCCATCTGAAGTTCATCTGGTGATCTGCAGACCAGGTCCTGGAGTGCTATATGACGTAGATGACAACACACTG AGTCCTGCACTCTTCCGTGAGGTTCGATCTCGGTCTCTGGACATCCGGCTAGGAGAGGACTACAGCCACTTTAATTATGATGTTAAAATATCAGCCCTAAAGACGACCCCAACCCTTGAGGAAGATCtgaaaaacacaagagagagagagagaagagagagaagccCAGATCCTCCTGCAGTTCAAGCACCTGCTGAGACCCAGGAGAGGCGTGCGGGTGAAGCAAAGGCCACCCAGACTCCTCCATCACGTCCTCGCTCACCTCCGTCGCCCACCTCACCTACTTCACCTCCGTCACCAGTCTCGCCTGCCTCCCCTGTATCCCCCGCCTCACCTGCCTCACCAGCCTCACCCACCTCACCTGCCTCACCTGCCTGTGGCtctccaccagcagcagcagaatccCCACAAACCACTGGGAAACCACAGGAACAACAGGAAGCAGAAGCAAAGAGGAAGAccgagggaggggaggaggttgcaacaacaacaacaagctcaACTGTGATGCTTATGGATGTCTGTCCTAAGACTGGTTCCAACTACGAATATACCAG TGGCATCAGAGAGGAAGCAGATGGAAGTGTGACCTACTGCCTGATGGGAAATGGACTAACTATCATGGCAGATGAAGAGTACCTGACGATCAGCTCCACACTGGAGCCTCCTCACAGCCGTTCCTCCAGTCTGGTCACTCACACTCCAGCCACCAACCTTGCAGGCCTCCACTCTCAAACCTCCAACAGCTCCTCGAGTTTCAGCTCTCAGAATCCAAACCTCGGCCCTCACGTCCCCACCACCACCTCGCCCCTCAGCCTCTCATCCGACACCCCAACCACTTGCCCGCTGGCCCACCCATCCCAACCACTCACAACCCAGCCACCGAAATCCAAGCACCATCTGATCCAGCAGGGGCTTCTTCCAAGTCACTACAAAGCCATCGCCAAAAACAGTAGGCTTATAGTGCACCCACCTCAGCCTCCTGCTCCACTGACACCCATCACAGCGCAGGTCGCCCCCTCTGTGCCTCCTTGTTCGAGTCCACCTGCTCCAACGCTGCCGCCCACTTTACTGCCCTCTCCTGCCCAGAGCCACACCCAGCTCAGGGAAGAAccagagaagaaagaaagggaaTACAAGGATGATGATTATGAAGAAttagaggatgaggaggaagaagagagtcGAAGAAAG GGATTGGTTAAAGAGTTTGAACTGACGGTAGTTCTGACCAAGTCCAGGAGCGGAAGCTTTGGTTTCACCATCACTCGGAGCAAGCTGGACAACTGCTACTACATACAAGAAATACTGGACAATCCAGCCAAAGCAGACGGACGACTCAGAGCGGGAGACAGGCTCATAACA GTAAATGGGCATGATGTTACCAGTGTGGCAGATGATGTTGCCATGACCATTCTCAGGTCATCCCCTCGAAGACTGAGTATGACTCTGGGGAGGGCTGTTACCAACCTGGTGGTTGCACCATCTTGTGACAGCCTGCCTGATATAGTCCTCTACAAGACACCTTCGGGACAGCTGG GTATAAAGCTGACAGGAGGCATTGGCAGCAAATGGCAGGGCATCTACTGTCTGCAGGTGGTGCCGGGCTCCCCAGCCAGCGAGGAGGGCAGCGTCCAACCCAATGACAAGATCCTCTACATCTGCGGCAGGTGCACCCTAGGAATGACCCTGGAGGATGCAGTCAAAGCCTGTGAGCTTGCCCCTCGTAAAGTTAAGCTGAAAGTCATCAG AGAAGACCAGCCAGTGACCCCCAAGGCGAAGTGGAACG gTCTGTTTGACTGGAAAAAGGACAGGAAGTTCTTTGCTCGTTTCGAAGAACCCGTCTCTCCAGAAAAAGAGTCTCCTACAGAAGATG TTGAAGCTGTGTGTCGGACTTCTGGGAATTTCagatgtctctctctcacacaagaGCACGAT AGTTGCATCATGCAAGTAGAGTTCACAAAACCAGAAGGAGGCGGCCTCGGCTTTGCCCTGATCGGGGGAACCAATGGCAGCATGCTCAGAGTGAAAGAAATCTGCTCTGGAGGAGTAGCGGAGCAGGACGGTCGGCTGAGAGTGGGAGATATTCTATTAGAG gTGAACGGTGTGATTGTGTCCGGGTTGAGCCACAGTAAAGTGGTGGATATCCTGCGTAAAGCTGAGGGCAGTGTGCAGCTCACCATCTGCAGAGACATCCTGCCCCTGACCTACCACGAGTCACCTACACCGCCCAACATGTCCGCTCAGACCGAAGCTATTTTAGCCGAGCAGCCGGCTCCTGTGTCCAGCCCGGATACCTGTCCCTCACCTGACGTCATGCTGAAGAAGCCAGTTGAGCACCCCCCAG TCTCAGAGGCGACTTCAGACCCTGTGGTCAGTGAAGCTGATGTGGTCGTTTcctcaccacctcctccaccacgcCGACTGACTGTCATAACAGATGACCCTGAAATTGCACAG GAGAGCTGTAACAGCACCCCTTCTCATCAAGCTTGTTGCCCGTCCCTCAATGTCACTGACATGTTGCATGGAGCTTCTGACAG GAAACAAATTGTGACCAAACTTTTGGACCGGTCCTGCAAAGACATCCGGAAAACCCAGTCAGACGGCTGgagcagtgaagaagaagatgatgtCTTTGACGGCACCAGTCGGGAAATGACCTCAACTCAAACAG GCCCACCCATAGTGTCAGAGGAGGAACTGGCCAGTTTAGCTCTCATTAGCCCCTCCAAGACCAGCCAGTACTCAGGCTCCAGGGTCAAAGCTCTCATCCAGATTCTGCAGCATCAACTGGACCAGCAGGAACTGGTCAAAGAgttcatg GCTCTGGAGCACCTGAAGCCCTCTGACAACTGTCTGGTGGGAAAAGCCCCCGAGAACAGAGACAAGAACCGCTACAGAGACATCCTGCCCT ATGATGAAACCCGTGTTGCCATTGGAGACAACCAGGAGTACATCAACGCCAGTTACATCCGCATGCAAGTTGGCGAGGAAGAGTTCTTCTACATCTCCTGTCAGGGTCCTCTCCCTTCCACAGTGCCGGCCTTCTGGCAGATGATCTGGGAGAACAAATCCGACGTTATTGCCATGATGACCCAGGAAATAGAACGGGGACGGATTAAATGTCACAAGTACTGGCCAGAGAAGCTGGACATGCCTCTGGACACCGGCAGGTACCAGCTCCACCTGGAGAACCAACAGTACCTGGAGTATTTCCACATCAAGATCATCCGCATGGTGGAGACAGAG ACTGGCGAGACACATTTTGTCCGTCACCTGAAGTTCACACACTGGCCTGACCACGGAGTGCCCAAGAGCTCTGAGCAGCTGGTTCGCTTCATCCGCTACCTGAGGGCGGTGCACCACAAGGGACCAGTCACTGTGCACTGCAGCGCGGGCATCGGACGCACAGGAGTTCTCATCTGCACTGACGTTATCCTCAGCCTCATTGAGAACGATTTGCCT ATTAATGTAACTGACGTCGTAAAAGAGATGAGACTTCAGCGGCATGGGATGATTCAAACCAAG GAACAGTACTTCTTCTGCTACAAAGTCTGGCTGGAGGTTTTACAGGGCATTTTACAGCTTCACGGCAACCAATGGCAACCGGAAAGTCCCCGAGACCACAAAGTAGTTTGA